The region AGACCCTTGGTGAAAATATCCGCGATTTGATATTCAGAAGGTACATGAAGAACATGAACTTCACCACGCACGGCTTTTTCCCGTACAAAATGAATATCCATATCAATATGCTTTATACGACGATGTTACAACGAATTACCTAATAAATATTTTGCACTCACATTATCACAATAAACAATTATAGCGCTCTTAATCGAACAATGCAATTCCAACAACAAGTTTCATTATCAATACGATATGTATACGATGTTTGCCACGCCCCAATACTTGGTTTTGACACTCGATCAAGAAAGAGTAGGTTGTCTCTTAAATGACCATGGAATCAAATTATCACCCAAAGCAATAGCTAGACGTAGAATGTCGTGTATCAGGGCAACACCCAAATCCACATCAATATAAGAAATCAACGATGAAATGGAATACACACAGATGTGGATGCCATGATTAAGTGTACCTTGAATATACCTGTAACGTCCCacaatacgacccaaaattttttgtttaatcattactaaaatcattagatcaataccataaaataaaacccatacgtcaatgtatccaaaaccataacaaagtatcacaagaaaactgtatcaaatcatgtCAATAAAAAGCTAGTCAACTCctaggacaaaaactgaagttgtggtgtgtgtgatgccatcatcccgagctcttccctttatttgcggaagtacctgaaaccaaaactgaaactgtaagcacgaagcttagtgagctgcctcaaactaccacataccatacaataacatataaacacatattgggccttgcccactacatcgaaccgaagtccggaactaactgggaccttgtcccctgcatcggaccgaagtccagaactaactacatcggaccgaaatccggaactgtctgggaccttgtcccctgcatcggaccgaagttcggaaactgactgagcataacatgGCATAGCAtagacatatcaactagcataagcacatatactacatactgcatcggaccgaagtccggaacacacaATACAAAACATACTTGAATCACaagacatcaagcaatctaactactgcatcggaccgaggtccggaactactgctaactaaacatgccggcattgtggccgtagacccgttcctactggaaggaagactcacctcgtaatctAACTGTTGAATGAACTGCTCTGGAATTTGTCTGTtgcggctccggtttcaccccggctacaatttccataagtacactcaatcaaatattgataactatactgagggtaaaatgactgtaaaatgactattttacccctggtcaaagtcaacatacagtTGTCCTGACTCCTCGAGTTGGCCCACCAACTAGTCGAGTCCCTACTCTCATTTCTCAATTATgttcgctactactcgtcgagtttggcatataCTCGACAAGTTCCTCTTTGATACAAACACTtagtcaatctgcatccgactcgccgagttgtatgagcaactcgtcgagttctccttcatcatatgaacactccaactgggactcgccgagttatatgaacaactcgccgagtctgttcttgagatctaaagattgccttggactcgccgagtcagggcattgactcgccgagtccctccatgaatgagtccgatctccaactcactgagtccacctaaaACTCACCGGTTCCACCCGGCATAAAACATAGAAGGGGGGAACTCGaggactcgcgacccgactcgccgagtctgaagaacgactcgccgagtcggttgcaTGCAACTTCTCTACAATCGATTCTGCTCAAAACCGCTACATACAATTTATAGATCTGAGTTTCTAAGGCttgtttaccacgtaaagtttccaactttacgtgtacatatgcatgaaaagggatttaaaggctcaaaagacacttaaaagagtagatctagagtttTCATATAAAACGGCTCCATAAAGGTGGTAGATCTGGGCTTTTTAAGCTCAAACCCAGCTAGTTCCACTGGCTATTCAACTCAATACGATTTCTCCACAACAATCAAGCTAGGGAGTGGATAAAAATGGCCTAAATGGGATTTCTAATGGAAGATCGTCATAGAAACAGAAGAGATTCGGATTATACCTCAACAAACTCTGGATTGGACTCCAGATCTTTGCTTCTCACCTTCCCTTATAGtccttccttctttcttttcTCCAAACTTCAAAAGATACACAATATATGCTCAAAATGCCCAAAtaatggctagggtttgctaaatgacgttatgagggtgaaggaggcgagtttggggctcataacatggtttaaataggatgcaaaacccgtggatctagggtttcttccagactggcggactcgccgagttgccaacttaaacgtgctcagtatctcgactctactcggcgagttgggcctaccactcgccgagtcccatctaaaaatgaaaaaatacttagattaaaatacataccaagaaccaggtgttaCAATACCCCAAGAATGCGCTTGAGGGCTTGCATTTGATCCATTCTCAGATCATGAATATGTAAACATGCTTGTTGAACTAAGTAAGAGATATAAGGACGAGTAAATGTAAGATACTGAAGTGTCCTGACAAGGCTCCTATATAGAGTAGGATCCTCAAAATGAGTACCCGAAGTAGCACTAGCCTTCTACTTTGTATCAGCTGGTGTAGCGGAAGGCTTGCAGGAAGACATTCCGACCCACTCAATTATTTGCTTGGCATACTTGCATTGTGAAAGGAACATAGCACCTTTATGTCTAGAAATGGCTATGCCAAGAAAGTAATTCAAAGGCCCAAGATCTTTCATAACTAATTTCGAGCTAAGAAACTCCATGATAGAAAGACGTAAAGCATTAGCTGGAGCAGTGagaataatgtcatcaacatataacaatatataatCCATGTAAGATCCCTTTCGATTAACAAATAAAGAGTTTTCACACTTTCTATTAGTGAACCCAAGAGAAATGACATAATCTGCAAATCGCTTATACCATGCACGAGGTGCCTGCTTAAGTCCATATAAGGACTAACACAAAAGACAAACATGATCCGACTTATTCTGATCTCGGTAACCCAAAGATTGATGCATGTACACTGTTTTATGTAACTCACCATGAAAAAATGCATTTTTTACATCCAAATGATGAATATTCCATgcattgtgaaaaagaaagaaccATACGAATCACAGTTGGTTTGATGACCGAGCTAAACGTTTCGCCACAATCTATACCAACCTGTTGTGTTTTCCCATCACCTACAAGAAGGGCTTTATACCTCTCAAACATACCATTAGATTTTTCTTTATGATTAAAAATCCACATGGAACGAATAACATTAACATTCGGTGGGTCAGAGTATGAGACTTCAATTCTAGAAACCAGTCAAAGACTTTCGATCTTTTAGCTACCGGATAAGTCCATAAAAATTCGAATAATCATCGAAGAAAAAAACGTAACATTTATGCCCCATTAAACTCAAAGTTTGAGAAGTCCAAAGATCACTATGAATAATGTCAAACGACATAGTAGTATTAGAATTAGACAcaatgtgacatccctattttcacggccagaaaagactgatttgtttatgtttattgaaaaaatcaaagtatcatttttgaAGAATGAGGTtatggaatttgtcccaaaaatatgataaatgtattatcaaagcatttccgaaaaatgtattttatttatattaaatcattgagatgtcatcgtcaatacagaaacataagcataacgaatattacaagccttacaatAATTAAACTAGTTTcctaatactccttgaatctctcagcatAATGTATCGTTCATAAAGccacctgtgatacaataaaccgagtgggttaggttgagaaacatggtgagtacataaggaTTTCAATCCCAAAATTTGATAATAATGTATATCGCAAACATTCAAATCCAACTATTATCATTAACACACATATATCATATCTCTAAAACAATTTATCCCATCCTGTCGATTCCCACGTATAGATCCTATACAACGACCTTACAAGATCTAGCCTAAAGAATCAATATGACAACAAACTGACAacgctgcttcggaaattccttggcaacgaggatcaataaatacatcaaatgaggggaatggaataagtttcaccatgAACCTCCGTTCGTAAAAAAGAAGACAATAAAGTCAGGGGTGGTTATCTAGATAACTGTGCCTAGCAGTGGTCTGACATCGTGAGGTATtttacccccagactcaccctatccgtcaaatatatataacaaatatttccagataataagcatataactcacatataaactttcaacatatatttaatacttgaattaaaatcatgttcatgaaagagactatgcaatCACTTGATAAAGTTATGACTCGAAATTCGGACAACGCTCACTTCTAGCAATTGTCTTTTCTTTCGAcgtaacctagtattattatcattaagttttagtctaatatttattgcgactaattattagtctagatttatcattaattcaaagtctactttcacAATCTATCAAGTacggaacaaccaggtaggatcatatcggaggtagggtccgtttggtatacgaagtatattgtttggaaagtccactttaaacacctcactaaatcacagcctagacatcatccccgtaagtagatcaatctgtataacgacttggaatcactgataaatcttgtttataggttcataataatgataattaaCTTAAACAAAAGTTATACTTAAATcatggtaagcataactcacttacaagggagTTTAGTGAGGAACCGGGCTCTGCGtgggcagaacttctgagccgaaagctcttcttcttgggGCCTTCTAGCGCTCCGGGACTCGCTACTTACACCTAGGAGGTTCGAGGGGAAAAGCCTTGAGGGTTTGGGGTGTTTGGGAGAGAAATGAGTGAAGAGATCTGAGAAAAAGAGTGAAAaacgacttctatttataggttgccagcaccgagtacgctgagcgtaatggGTTTTTAGGGGTTACATTGAGCGTACTCAAAATTAAGTTGGGCGTAATGTGCCACGTTTCACAATCTCGTGCAAAGTCGTGGCTTAGATCGTGTCACGTGTCACTCGCTggttactccaaaaactaattatcttctaaaatccgtaacttttgcatacgagctccgtttttgacgttcttcatAGTCACGCGTAGTTAGCGatgtgatctacaacttttgtttagactccatcgactaattttgactttatttttaaatttatattttaacaacCTTAtacagttaaagtccgttaaaaattcataactttgtcattcgACATCCATTTTCggttgtctttatatcgttgagctcctattaacgagatccttAATTCTCGTCTAGGTTGTGTCGGATAAAATCCGATCGATCTAAAAATTTGATTtccaggctgtataccgctatgcaaaattttataaaaatcataacttcttcaaacGAAGtctgatttggacgttctctatatgcacgcactcggtttaacgtatactatgaaTTTCGCTTATATTGCTAAGGATTttgtcaaaaattcactttttacgatactcAGTGTCGTACCAGTttaatcgcaaaacttcgacagttCATAACTTtttgttataagtcggatttcagcgttctttatatg is a window of Lactuca sativa cultivar Salinas chromosome 1, Lsat_Salinas_v11, whole genome shotgun sequence DNA encoding:
- the LOC128126042 gene encoding uncharacterized mitochondrial protein AtMg00810-like, with amino-acid sequence MWIFNHKEKSNGMFERYKALLVGDGKTQQAPRAWYKRFADYVISLGFTNRKCENSLFVNRKGSYMDYILLYVDDIILTAPANALRLSIMEFLSSKLVMKDLGPLNYFLGIAISRHKGAMFLSQCKYAKQIIEWVGMSSCKPSATPADTK